GGCTCGACCATGATGGCAAAACAGTTGAGCGTTGGTAGCAaaggcagatgaagagcagaagagaagacaaCTCttagagaaaaagaaaaaccgGCAAAGTAAAAGAAGTATGAAGAAAGGGTATAGCGGAGAAGAGAGgttgcaaagaagaagaattgtTCTATTCTTTAGAACCAATCCTCCCGCTACAGAGGCAAAAAAATTCGGCTAAGATGAGACCATAGTGAAAAGAAACCGGCGCCCATCATTTCTTGTTCTGACCCATGCCGGGTGTTCATTACTCGAGTACCCTGTAACCGTTCCACCGGGAGCAGGATCGGCGGTACCTATACATATCTGGGTATTCTTCGTATCATGCCTCTAATATGGACGATTGTGGGCATAATTACCGGACACTAGTACTGTACAATACGGTGTAGGTGTATGGGGCGAGTGCCGAGCTAGGCTCGTTTCACCATCGTGCTTTAGACAAAGGGGTCATAACGTGGCTTTTTTGTCGGATACATGCATAAGTAACGAGTAGTAGTACGTCTGCAgctctccttttcctcccaAGACCTCTATCTTCTGGCCCCTTTGTTTAGTATTTTACCTTTGTGATATCAcattttctttcatcttctcccgtCTCGCTACCTCCATTATTTTAAGAAGCCTTGCCTAATATTAACACCATGACCGAATTTCTTATTAAGGACGAGGATTTAAGCAGCCTCAAGGGCAAAGTTGTTGTCCTTACAGGTACGGCTAATTTACCTTTTTTGTGCCGTATTACTCTAGTGATTATCCTTGAACTAGGCTGCTGACCAGGCTCACTATAGGCGGCTCATCAGGTATAGGCCTCGCAACAGTCAACCTACTGCTGTCACTAGGAGCATCGGTGGTCAGCGGCGATCTCAATCCACCACCGGCCTCCGAGCCGACTGAAACGCCTGACTTGCTCTTTGTGCGGACCGATGTGGCTAAATGGGATGACCTGACCGCTCTGTTCAAGAAAGCGAAGGAACACCATGGCCGCATCGACTGCGTTTTCGCCAATGCCGGCATCGGTCCGCGCGCAAACTACTTGGCTCTTGAGACAGATGACCAGGGGGGACTGAAGGAGCCCTCGCATGAACTGTTGGACATCGGCTTGAGGGGTCTTATCAACACAGCTTCTCTTGCGGTTCACTATATAAAGGATCAACCTGAAGGTGGTAGCATTGTGCTCATGGGCTCTAGCACCGGGCTACAACCACTCCGAGCAGTCGACTATTGTAAGTGGAGAGTAAAGCAATGTATTGTTGATCAGGGTCCCTTGTGCTGACCAAATTATGTAGCCACGGCCAAACATGGCGTCTTAGGGTTTGGCAGAGGTTTGGCACGGCTTGCGGAGATCGCAGGGCTTCCCATTCGCATCAATACTCTGATGCCATCATGGACAACGAGCAACGTCCTCCCAGACTTGGAGGGGCTCATGAGAGCGATTTCCCATGTGCCGCAGCCTGCTCTGGTAGTTGCGCGCGCTGCCGTTTATCTGATGGCAGATACATCCAGACAAGGAGACGCGATTTTTGTTGCTGATGGTCAGTACAAGGAAATCGACAAGGCTGTGCTTTTGCCCGCCTACGAAACGATtaaaggagaaggaaaccCTAGCGATGATGCAGTTCTAAAACGCCTTTTGGAATTACCTGCGCAGTAACTCAGAAGGATACAGTATGTAGTAGGGCTTCTTTAGTAGAGAGATTATATCCAAGTTTAGAATAAAAGGCATTGGAATAGATGGACAACGCCCTGACCTGACATTCATCCTCGAAATCCACAAAGAGCAAGACCACGAAAGCATTGCCCCTATGAATTCAAGTGAATGAGAAAACATTCGGTGTTCCATATTTAATACCAGTGGCTTAGCGGTTCACGACTCGCAGACGTAGCTAGTGCCCCGCCGTGGTGGCCTGATGCTCTTCTCGAGGATGAGTCAAGTACCTGATGATTTGTGATACGGCGCGAATGAACAGGCATATTACCTATGTATTCTATTTATTTTGTTAAAATGGATAGTAACGTCTCTTAGGTGAAGAATGTAGAACGCTATAATCTGGATGACAGTTAGCCAATACTAATATTCTTGAGAATGATCgctgccttggccttgcgaATCTCCAAAATTCCCCACACCGGGAGATGTAAATCACGGTCCATACACGGGCCGGTTCCCTTCCATTAGCCGTGCGGGTTTGCATCCCACTAGCCAATCATGGGAGCCTGCTTCGTGTGCTCTGTAGCAAGAGTCGATCGACATCCTCACATTTACAAACTTGGGCCAAGTAGTACTTATGTACAATGGCCACAGTTGTgctataaaaaaagaaaaagaaaagaagaggaataaAGATGGgatttggtgatggccacaaaaaaaaaaaaaatgccGCGCATAATCATAAAATGGGACCCTGGTCCGATTGCCTATCCGGTGGTCCGACATCAGAATTTCTTGGTCCGACAGCGAAAGGTTGGTCCGATGGTACAAATTTTGATCCGACTCAATTGCGGGCAACATGAAGTCTGCATCACAGCAGCCACTACATCCGCCATGGATGTTACAAATAACATTGTGTTGAACATTGTCGACATATTCTTCAGTTCTTTAGTATATAACAGCTCAACCGTaggcagaaaaaaaaccccTTTCGTACTACTTGAGTCGAAAAATAACAATTCCAGAGCACTGTCTAAGGAGTTGCCTACAATTTCAGCATGGCCGCTAAACTGCCTCTAGACGTAGCCAACCGGGTGCGGACCGTCTTTGTGACCGGGGCAAACGGCTACATTGGCGCCGCTGTCTGCCGAGCTTTCGTTGGAGCGGGCTGGAGAACGTTTGGCCTTATTCGCAAGCCTGAAGCAGCGGAAGAACTACAGGCCGCTGAAGTTATACCCGTCGTGGGTGATTTTACAGACCTCAGCTTTCTCGATTCCGTCTATGAACAGGCAACGGTTTTTGATTCCATTATAAGTTGTACCGAGAACCTCCCCGCATATGCGGATCATTTTCTCGACGTATTGGCGCTAGTCAAGGTCTTGGCTGGGCGAAGCAAGCGGAATGGGGTTCGCTCTCTAGTCCTTTGGTCGTCTGGTTGCAAAGATTATGGGAAAACGGACATCCACGGATCTCTCTCATTGTTCCCACACACAGAGACATCTCCCACCAATCCTCCAGAGTTCCTCCGTCAAAGAACCGAAaactgtactcgtatattcGATTATAGCGATATTTTTGATGCTGTACTACTCCGACCCACGAGCGTAtttggcggcagcggcagctaCTATGGAGCCATGTTTTCTTGGGTTGCAACTGAAGCTGTTGCCGAAAATGACACTCTCAAAATCCCAGCGAACCCCGACAACATCATGCACGCAACTCACGTCGATGATTGTGGCACAGCTTACCTAGCTATTGCCGAGCATGCAGATCGAGGTGCGGTG
This genomic stretch from Trichoderma breve strain T069 chromosome 1, whole genome shotgun sequence harbors:
- a CDS encoding short chain dehydrogenase domain-containing protein, which codes for MTEFLIKDEDLSSLKGKVVVLTGGSSGIGLATVNLLLSLGASVVSGDLNPPPASEPTETPDLLFVRTDVAKWDDLTALFKKAKEHHGRIDCVFANAGIGPRANYLALETDDQGGLKEPSHELLDIGLRGLINTASLAVHYIKDQPEGGSIVLMGSSTGLQPLRAVDYSTAKHGVLGFGRGLARLAEIAGLPIRINTLMPSWTTSNVLPDLEGLMRAISHVPQPALVVARAAVYLMADTSRQGDAIFVADGQYKEIDKAVLLPAYETIKGEGNPSDDAVLKRLLELPAQ
- a CDS encoding NAD dependent epimerase/dehydratase family domain-containing protein, which gives rise to MAAKLPLDVANRVRTVFVTGANGYIGAAVCRAFVGAGWRTFGLIRKPEAAEELQAAEVIPVVGDFTDLSFLDSVYEQATVFDSIISCTENLPAYADHFLDVLALVKVLAGRSKRNGVRSLVLWSSGCKDYGKTDIHGSLSLFPHTETSPTNPPEFLRQRTENCTRIFDYSDIFDAVLLRPTSVFGGSGSYYGAMFSWVATEAVAENDTLKIPANPDNIMHATHVDDCGTAYLAIAEHADRGAVDGKIFNISGYRYETVREVGEALAKEYGFRGGVEFVPPAKAPPSFPEGLHIVFNFSQWVSSDNIRQLTGWTDHRPLFSENLGVYRRAFETAQRRGNANIMTIENRIGSNFGKDELD